The DNA region GACGTGTGGCATGATGCGCACGTGGCTCGCTTCACCCTCATTATCGAGTAGCGCGTTCGGAACACCACCGAACGCGCAGACCTCCCGTACCCCGGGGGGTCTTTTTGTTGGTCGGGCACCACCCCCGCCCCGCCGACACCGTCGTCCGCAGCCCGGCACCACCCCGCCGGCGCCCCGCCAACCGGAGCGTGGATGACGCAGGTCCAGCACGATGCGCAGCAGGAGAGCCAGCAGGTCCACCAGCAGTCCCGCCCGGCGGCGCCGCCGGGCGGCTCGACCGAGGAGAGCATCCCGTGGCATCCACGACCTTCGACGTCTACGACACGACCCTGCGCGACGGGGCGCAGCAGGAGGGCATGAACCTGTCCGTCATGGACAAGCTCGCCATCGCCCCGCTGCTCGACGAGCTCGGTGTCGGTTTCATCGAGGGCGGCTGGCCCGGCGCGATCCCGAAGGACACCGAGTTCTTCAAGCGCGCCGCCAAGGAGCTCGACTTCCGCAACGCCGAGCTCGCGGCGTTCGGCTCGACCCGCAAGGCCGGCGCCCGGGCGCACGACGACGCCCAGGTCCGCGCGCTGATGGACTCCGAGGCGCCGGTGGTCACGCTGGTGGCCAAGAGCGACATCCGGCACGTGGAGCGGGCGCTGCGCACCACCGGCGAGGAGAACCTCGCGATGATCTCGGACACGGTGGCCTACCTGCGAGGCGAGGGGCGCCGGGTGATCCTGGACGCCGAGCACTTCTTCGACGGGTTCCGCTTCGACCCGGAGTACGCCCTGCGCGCCGCCGTCGCCGCGTTCGCGGCCGGCGCTGAGGTCGTCACCCTGTGCGACACGAACGGCGGCATGCTGCCGGACTGGGTGCACGAGGTCGTCGCCAGGGTCCGGGCCGAGACCGACGGGCGGATCGGCATGCACGCCCACAACGACACCGGGTGCGCCGTGGCGAACACGCTCGCCGCCGTCGCGGCCGGTGCGATGCACGTCCAGGGCACCGTCAACGGGTACGGGGAGCGCACCGGCAACGCGGACCTCGGCGCGGTCGTCGCGAACCTCCAGATCAAGCTGGGCCGGTCGGTGCTGCTCGGCGACGGACTGCGTGAGCTGACGCGCATCTCGCACGCCATCAGTGAGATCACCAACATCGCGCCGTTCGCGCGGCAGCCGTACGTCGGCGCGAGCGCGTTCGCGCACAAGGGCGGTCTGCACGCCAGCGCCATCAAGGTCGACCCGAACATGTACCAGCACACCGACCCGATGGTCGTCGGCAACGACATGCGCATGCTGGTCTCGGACATGGCGGGCCGCGCGTCCATCGAGCTCAAGGGCCGCGAGTTCGGCATCGACCTCTCCGGTCAGGGCGAGCTGCTGACGAGGGTCACCAACCGGGTCAAGGACGCCGAGGCGCAGGGCTACACCTACGACGCCGCCGACGCGTCCTTCGAGCTGCTGCTGCGCGAGGAGCTCGACGGCTCCAGGCCGTCGTTCTTCTGCACCGAGAGCTGGCGCGTGATCGTCGAGACGGTGCCGGGCAGGCCGTCCGAGGCCGGCGCCGAGGGGACCGTCAAGATGCACGTCGGCGGGGAGCGGATGGTCGCGACGGCGGAGGGCAACGGCCCGGTCAACGCCCTGGACGCCGCGCTGCGCAAGGCCGTCGCCCCCACCTACCCGGAGATCGAGCGGTTCGAGCTGATCGACTTCAAGGTGCGGATCCTGGACACCGAGCACGGCACCGATGCCGTCACGCGGGTGCTCGTCGAGACCATGGACACCGGTGCGGAGACCACTTGGATGACCGTCGGGGTCGGGCCGAACATCGTCGAGGCGTCCTGGGAGGCGCTGGTCGACGCCATCGTCTACGGGTTGCTCCGTGCCGGTGTGGAGAACCGTTCCGAGACGCCCGAGGGTGTCGACACCGACTGCCACTAGCCTCACCTCGACGCGTCCCGATCGGGGTGCGGCCCACGGAAGGAGCACGACATGCCCGCGCTGCGGTCCCGGACGGTCACCCACGGGCGGAACATGGCGGGGGCGAGGGCGCTGCTGCGGGCCGCCGGCGTGGACGCTGCGGACTTCGGCAAGCCGATCATCGCCGTCGCGAACAGCTTCACCGAGTTCGTCCCGGGGCACACCCACCTGCAGCCCGTCGGTCGCATCGTCTCCGAGGCGATCCACGCGGCCGGGGGCATCGCGCGGGAGTTCAACACGATCGCGGTCGACGACGGGATCGCGATGGGCCACAGCGGCATGCTCTACTCGCTGCCCTCCCGGGACCTGATCGCCGACAGCGTCGAGTACATGGTCAACGCGCACTGCGCCGACGCCCTGGTCTGCATCTCCAACTGCGACAAGATCACCCCCGGGATGCTCATGGCCGCGCTGCGCCTGAACATCCCGACGGTCTTCGTCTCCGGGGGGCCGATGGAGGGCGGCACCGCCGTGCTCGTGGACGGGACCGTGCGTCGCCGGCTCCACCTGGTCGACGCGATGTCGGACGCCGTCTCGGACACGGTCTCCGACGAGGACCTGCTCCGGGTCGAGGAGGCGGCCTGCCCGACCTGCGGCTCGTGCTCCGGCATGTTCACCGCGAACTCGATGAACTGCCTGGTCGAGGCGCTGGGGCTGGCCCTGCCCGGCAACGGCTCGGTGCTGGCCACCCACACGGCGCGCAAGGACCTGTACGAGGCGGCCGGGGCGACGGTCGTCGAGCTGACCCGGCGGTACTACGGCACCGACGACCCGAGCGTGCTGCCGCGGGCGATCGCCACCCGCGCGGCGTTCGAGAACGCGATGGCCCTGGACGTCGCGATGGGCGGGTCGACCAACACCGTCCTGCACCTGCTGGCCGCCGCGCACGAGGCTGAGGTCGACTTCACGATGCCGGACATCGACGCCCTCTCGCGCCGCGTCCCGTGCCTGTCCAAGGTCGCCCCGAACGGCACCTACCTGATGGAGGACGTGCACCGCGCCGGCGGGGTGCCGGCGATCCTCGGTGAGCTGGACCGGGCGGGGCTGCTGCGTCAGGACGTGCACGCCGTGCACGCCGACTCGCTGGCCGCCTGGCTCAAGGAGTGGGACATCCGGGGCGGGTCACCGGCCCCGGCGGCCGTCGAGCTGTTCCACGCGGCGCCCGGCTGCGTACGGTCGGCGACGGCGTTCTCCCAGTCGGAGCGGTGGGCGACGCTCGACGACGACGCCGCGGGCGGCTGCATCCGCGACGTCGCGCACGCCTACACGGCCGACGGCGGACTCGCCGTCCTGCGCGGGAACCTCGCCGCGGACGGCTGCGTCGTCAAGACGGCGGGGGTCGACGCCTCGGTGCTGGTCTTCAGCGGACCGGCAGTCGTCGTGGAGTCCCAGGAGGAGGCCTGCGAAGCCATCCTGGCCGACCGCGTGGTCGCCGGGGACGTCGTCGTGGTCCGGTACGAGGGCCCGAGCGGCGGACCGGGGATGCAGGAGATGCTCTACCCGACGGCCTACCTCAAGGGTCGGCGCCTGGGTGCCGTGTGCGCCCTGGTGACCGACGGCCGGTTCTCCGGGGGGACGTCCGGCCTGTCGATCGGCCACGTGTCGCCCGAGGCGGCCGCCGGCGGGGTCATCGCCCTGGTCCAGGACGGCGACCTGATCGAGATCGACATCCCCGGCCGCCGGATCGAGGTCAAGGTCGACGAGGCCGAGCTCGCCCGGCGGCGGGCCGCGGTCGAGGCGTCGGGGGGCTACCGCCCGCGGACCCGGCAGCGGGTCGTCTCGCCGGCGCTCCGGGCCTATGCCGCGATGGCGACGTCGGCCGACCGGGGCGCCGTGCGCGACGTGGACCGGCTCCCGCTGGTCTGACACCGTCCTGCAGGCAGCTGCTCCGCTTCGCGGCGAGACATAGGATGACTGGATGCGCGGTGAGTACAAGGTGCCCGGTGGCAAGCTCGTGGCGGTCGACCTCGAGGTCACCGACGGGCGGGTGAGCAGGGCTGCGGTCAGCGGGGACTTCTTCCTCGAACCCGACGAGGCGCTCGAGAGCATCGACGGTGCGCTGCTCGGGATGCCGGAGACGGCCACCGTCGCCCAGCTGACCCATGTGGTCGACAGCGTCCTGGGCGAGGGCGTGACGATGGTCGGGTTCTCGGCCGAGTCGGTGGCCATCGCAGTGCGACGTGCCCTCGGTCACGCGACCCGCTGGGAGGACCACACCTTCGAGATCGTGCACGAGGGCCCGCAGTCGCCGGCGATGCACATGGCCCTGGACCAGGCGCTCGCCGAGGCTGTCGGCGCCGGGACCCGCGGCCCGACGCTGCGGATCTGGGAGTGGGGTGCGCCGGCGGTCGTGATCGGCTCGTTCCAGTCCCTGCGCAACGAGGTCGACCCCGAGGGGGCCGAGCGGCACGGCATCACCGTCGTCCGCCGGATCTCCGGCGGCGGCGCGATGTTCATCGAGCCGGGCAACACGATCACCTACTCGCTGACCGTTCCCGGATCGCTGGTCGAGGGTCTGAGCTTCGAGCGGTCCTACGCGTTCCTGGACGACTGGGTGCTCGGCGCGCTGCGCGAGCTGGGCATCGACGCGACCTACGTCCCGCTGAACGACATCGCCTCGCCGACCGGGAAGATCGCCGGCGCCGCCCAGAAGCGTCTGTCGAACGGCACGGTCCTGCACCACGTGACCATGGCCTACGACATCGACGCCGACACGATGCTCGAGGTGCTGCGCATCGGCCGCGAGAAGATGTCGGACAAGGGCACGAAGAGCGCCAACAAGCGCGTCGACCCGCTCCGTTCGCAGACCGGCCTGCCCCGCGCCGACGTCATCGAGGCGTTCAAGAACCACTTCCGCTCCCGGTACGCGACTGTCGACGGCGGCGTCACGCCGGCCGAGCAGGCCAGGGCCGACGAGCTCGTCTCGACCAAGTTCGGCACGCCGGAGTGGACCGCCCGGGTGCCCTGAGCCGATCCGGCATCCGACCGGGCTCCTAGGAGTCCGGCCGGGTCGCGGCCCGCGCCACGACGTGGAAGACGTGCCAGTGCTTGGGGCCCGAGAACGAGCCGCCCTCGGCGTCCTCCTCCCGCCAGTGCACGATCTCGAGCCCGGCCAGCAGCGCACGGACCTCAGGCTCGGCGTGGAAGGTCATCCCGGCGGTGCCGGCCATGCCGTCGCGCGGGCCGAACAGCTGGCACGCGATGACGCCACCCGGGACCAGCGCCCGCCGGGCGAGCTGCCAGACCCGGTCGAAGGCCTCCGGCGGGCAGTAGGGGAGCGCGTAGGACGAGTGCACCAGCGCCGCCGCCGGCAGCTCCTCGAGGTCCTGGTAGGCGCTGTGGTGCGGGTGCAGGCGGGTGGTCCCGACGTCGGACCGCTGGGCCAGCCGTCGGAGGCCCGCCGCGTCGCCGTCGACCGCGTGCACCGTCCACCCGTCGGCGAGCAGGGCCGCGACCTCGACACCCTCGCCGCAACCGAGGTCGATCGCCACGCGCTGGTCCGGGAGCAGGTCGGGCTCGACGGCGTCGAGCGCCCGCCCGAGCAGGGGCCGCACCTGTCGGCCCCACTGGCTGGCGTTGTACTCGTCCCAGGTGAAGGTCTCCGGCACGGGCGCAACACTAGACCGCCACCGGGGGTGGGTCAGATCCGGCGGTCGACGGCGACGAAGGACAGGACGGCGGTGGCCAGCAGGAGGAACGGAAGCGCCCGGACGATCACGTCCCCCGAGGCGCCGAGGTAGGTCGCGGCGCTGCCGAACGCGCTGAGCATGATCGCGACGAGTCCCACCCAGGCGAGGCTGGCGGTGTGGACCCTATGGTCCCGTTCGTCGCCCTGATGGGCGAGCAGCCGCTGTGCGGTCCCGGCGCGATCCGGTCGGCGTGCGATCCGCAGCGCGGCGACGACCGCGGCGACGATGACGGTCAGGCCACCTGTGGCGATGCCCGCGGCCGTGTCCGTCTCGCCGGTGCCCGCGACGGCGGCCGCCAGGCCGAGCACCACGACGGTGGCGACCAGGAGAGAGAGCCACACGCTCCTGCGGGTACGGGTGCGGGTCGGGCGGTCAGTCGTCGACATGGAAGATCTCCTCGATGGTGAGCCCGAAGTACCGAGCGATGGTGAAGGCGAGCGGGAGGGACGGGTCGTAGCGGCCGTTCTCCAAGGAGTTGACCGTCTGGCGCGAGACGCCGAGATCGGTGCCGAGCGTCGCCTGGGACAGCGCGCGCTCCTCACGGAGGTGCCGGATCTCGTTCTTCATCGGCGGGCTCTCATGTGCTCACCGGATCGTGGCCAGGGACGACCGACCGTGAGCCCGGTGACGCGGGAACGGCCTCCGGGTCGTCGGTCGGCGGGGCGACGACCGACGGGATGAGCAGCGCACGCAGATCGATCAGGCAGTGGACCAGGATCGGCAGCAGGAGGCTCCCGGTGACCAGGTACAGGCCGGTCAGCAGCGCGCCGGCCAGCCCGGTCGACAGCATCCCGGCGCGCCCCTGGTACCAGTGCGCCAGGCCGAAGAGCACCGCGAGGCCGAGAACGAGCAGTCCGGGTGGGAGGTCCGGCGCGAGAGCGGTGACGACCAGGACGAGCAGCCCGCGGTACAGGATCTCCTCGGTGATGCCCGCGGTCACGCTCACGCCGGCCCATCCCCAGCGGCCACGACGCGTCGTCGGGAGCATGGGCCGGACCGCCTCGAGGTTGGGTGGATCCTGCGACCGTCCGCGGCGCACGGCGACGGCGAGCAGCACGACGCCGAGGACCAGGCCGATCGCGAAGCCGGACAGCATCGAGGGGCTCAGGGTGATGCCCAGCCCGGTCAGTGGCCGGTTCAGGTCCTGCCGGCGCAGGCCGAGCTCGGCGAGCCCGACCTCCGGCAGGACCACGACTGCACCGGTCACGAGGACCGCCCAGGCCCAGCCCTGCGCGATCCATCGGGCGTAGTGGCGCAGACGTGCCGGCTCGCCCCGGTCGGCGACCTCGGCCAGGAAGTGGCGGTACTGAGCCCTGCCGACCACCGGCTCGCTCAGGACGAGGGCGACGGCGAGCACGACGAGGACGACGATCGTGACCGGCGGGAGGTCGGACGGCAGGCGCGGCATGTGTCAAGGATGCTTGTCATGCCGCTCGGATGTCAAGTGTCCTTGTCACGCGGGTCGCATCGGCGGGCCCAGGCCGGCGGGCTCAGGCCGGCGGCCTGCTGCCGAAGACGGCCGAGCCGACCCGGACGATCGTCGCGCCCTCCGCGATCGCGTCCTCGAGGTCGCCGCTCATGCCCATCGACAGCTCGCGTGCCGTCGCCGCGCCCGGGGCGTCCGAGGCCACCAGCTCGTCCCGCACCTCGCGCAGGCGGGAGAAGCCCGCCAGGACGAGCCCGGTGTCGCGCGTGTTGGCCCCGATGGTCATGAAGCCGACGAGCTGCAGCCCGGGCAGGGCGGCCACCTGGGTCGCGAGGTCGACGGCGGCCTCGGGCGGCACGCCCGACTTCGTCGGCTCACCCGAGACGTTGACCTGGACCATCACGTCCAGGACGCGGTCGGTCGTGGCGCAGCGCAGGGACAGGCGCCCGGCCAGGTCGAGCGTCGCGACGGTCTGCACGCAGTCCACGGCCCGGAGCGCGTGGTTGATCTTGTTCGACTGCAGCGGCCCGATCAGGTGGATCTGCGGGTGCAGGTCCGCGAGCCCGGTCGCCGTGGTGACGGCCTCCTGGACGCGGTTCTCACCGAGCAGGACGGGGACGAGCCCGGACGCCACGCAGGCCACCGTGTCCGCGAGCAGGGCGGCGCGGATGACGGCCGCCGACTGCGTCTTCGTGGCGAGCATGAGGCGGACCTCGCCCGGTGGACGTCCGGCGGTCTGCTCGGCACGCGCGACCCTGGCGCGCACGGTCGACAGTCGCGCCGCGATCGCGGCGTCCTCGCTCATGGCTCGCACCCTAGCGCCGGACCCGGGGCGGATCAGGGGTGTCCCGGATACCGGCGCGGGCCGCCGTCCGGCACAGTGGCATGCGTGAACACTCTGCTCAACGTCATCTGGCTGGTCTTCGCGGGACTCTGGCTCGCGGTCGGCTACGTCGTCGCCGGCATCCTGTGCTGCGTGCTGATCGTGACGATCCCGTTCGGCATCGCGTCCTTCCGGATCGCCGGCTACGTCCTGTGGCCGTTCGGGCGGACGGTCGTCGACAAGCCCGGGGCCGGCGCGTGGTCGACGATCGGCAACGTCATCTGGGTGGTCGTCGCCGGCATCTGGCTCGCGATCGGGCACGTCGTCACCGCGATCCCGCTCTTCATCTCGATCATCGGCATCCCGATGGGCATCGCGAACCTCAAGCTCGTCCCGGTGTCGCTGCTGCCGCTCGGCAAGGAGATCGTGCCGACCAACCGGGCCTTCGGCAGGTGAGCCGGCGGGCGGGCCGCGAGCTCAGCCGCGTGCGACGTCCGCGACGACGGCCCTGGTCAGTGCGATGAGGTCGGCCGGCGCGAGGCCGACGTCCAGCCCGCGTCGACCGCCCGAGACGTAGACGGTGTCGAACAGATCGACGGTCTCGTCGACCACGGTCGGGTGGGCGGCCTTCTGACCCAGCGGTGAGATGCCGCCCACCACGTACCCGGTAGCACGCTCCGCTGCGGCCCGCTCGGCCATGGCCGCCTTCTTGCCGCCGACGGCCGCGGCGAGCGCCTTGAGGTCGAGCTTGCCCGTGACCGGCACGACGGCGACAGTCAGGGTGCCGTCGACGACGGTCATCAGGGTCTTGAAGACCTGCTCGGCGGGGATGCCCAGCACCTGGGCCGCTTCCAGCCCGTAGCCCACGTCGTTGCCCGCGTCGTGGTCGTACGCGTGCACCGTGTGCGCGACGCCGGCCACCTCGAGCGCGACGACCGCCGGCGTGCCGCCCCGTCCGCCCCTCTTCGCTGCCACGCCAGCACTGTACGAGGTGCGGCCACCACGGAGCGGACGGGGTCAGTGGACGGTGCGGCAGTGTCGGGACGACCAGGTGGAACGGGTCACAGACGTCCCGCAGCCGTGATGGTCAGGACCACCTCGCCGCGGGCGTCGCTCGCGGCCAGGTCGACCAAGGCATCTATCCGCCAGTCGTGGTCGCCGGCGGGATCGTCGAACACCTGCCGGACGTCCCAGAGCTCGCCGCCCGTGGGGACCGGTCGCACGGTCACCATGTGCAGGGCAGGACCGCGTGCGGCCGGACCGGTGCCCAGATCCTCGTGGTCGTCGAAGTACGGGTCGAGCGCGTCGCGCCACCGGGCGGTGTCCCAGGCCTCGCCGTCGGCGTCCAGGTCGCCCAGCGCACCCAGCTCGGCCCAGCGTTCCCGCGAGACGAGCTCGACCCGGCGGAACAGGGCGTTGCGGACCAGCACCCGGAACGCCCGTGCGTTCGCCGTGATCGACGGCGGACCCTCGTCGTGCGCGTGGCCGCCCGCCGCGGCGGCGTCGACGGCGTCGGGGTTGCTCAGCCGCTCCCACTCGTCCAGCAGGCTCGAGTCGGTGCTCCGGACGAGCTCGCCGAGCCACTCGACGACGTCCTCGAGCTCGTCGTTGCGTCGCTCGGCCGGGACGGTCTGGCGCAGGGCTCGGTAGGCGTCGGCCAGGTACCGCAGCAGGACGCCCTCGGTGCGCTCCAGCGCGTAGTAGGAGATGTACTCGGTGAAGGTCATCGCGCGCTCGTGCAGGTCACGGACGACCGACTTGGGGGAGAGCTCGTGATCGGCGACCCACGGGTTGGTGCGACGGTAGATCGCGAACGTCGCGGCGAGCAGCTCGGCGAGCGGCTTCGGGTAGCTGATGTCGTCCAGCGCCGCCATCCGCTCGTCGTAGTCGTAGCCCTCGGCCTTCATCGCACCGATGGCTTCACCGCGCGCCTTCTTCTCCTGGGCGTAGAGCACCTGCCGCGGGTCGTCGAGGGTCGACTCGATCACCGACAGGACGTCCACGGCGTACGACGGCGACTCGGGGTCGAGCACGTCGAGCGCCGCGTAGGCGAACGGCGACAGCGCCTGGTTGAGCGCGAAGTCGGCCGGCAGGTCGACGGTCAGGCGCACCGTCCTGCCGCGACCGTCGGGCCGCGGGACGCGCTCGATCACGCCGGAGGCGCGCAGCGAGCGGTAGACGGCCACGGCCTTGCGGACATGACGGCCGCGGGACGCCTCAGGCTCGTGGTTGTCGGTGAGCAGGTGGGTCATCGCCTCGATCGGGTCGCCCGGCCGGGCCAGCACGTTGAGCACCATGGCGTGGCTGACGGCAAAGCTCGAGGTCAGCGGCTCGGGTGGGGCGTCGCGGAGCCGCTCGAAGGTCTTGTCCGTCCAGTTGACCGCACCCTCCGGTGCCTTCTTCCGGACGATCTTCCGGATCTTCTTCGGGTCGTCGCCCGCCTTGGCGAGCAGCTTGCGGTTCTCGATCACGTGGTCGGGGGCCATCACGATGACCTCGCCGACCGTGTCGAAGCCGGCTCGGCCGGCCCGCCCGGCGATCTGGTGGAACTCGCGCGCGGACAGGTGGCGCATCCGCACGCCGTCGTACTTGACCAGCGACGTCAGCACCACGGTCCGGATCGGCACGTTGATGCCCACCCCGAGCGTGTCGGTGCCGCACACCACCGTCAGCAGACCGCGCTGGGTGAGCCGTTCGACGACCCGCCGGTAGCGCGGCAGCATCCCCGCGTGGTGCACGCCGACGCCGTGCCGCAGCAGCCGGGAGAGCGTCCTGCCGAAGCCCGTGCCGAACCGGAACCCGCCGATCTCCGTGGCGATGGCGTCACGCTGCTCGCGCGAGGCCACGGTGCTGGACATCAGCGCCTGTGCCTGGTCGACCGCGTCCTTCTGGGTGAAGTGCACCAGGTACACCGGGGCCCGCCGGGTGTGGACCAGGTCCTCGACCACCTCATGCAGCGGCTCGACCACGTAGTTGAAGATCAACGGGACGGGACGCTCGGTGTGGGTCACCGTCGCCACCGGACGGGTGCTGCGACGCTCGAGGTCCTCGGCGAAGAAGTCGACCTCGCCGAGCGTCGCGGACATCAGCAGGAACTGGGTGCGGGGCAGCTCGATCAGGGGCACCTGCCAGGCCCAGCCGCGCTGCGGGTCCGCGTAGAAGTGGAACTCGTCCATCACGACCTGGCCGACGGCGTCCTCGCCCGGCACGGCCGGATCGTCGGGGTGGCCCGGCTGCTCGGCCGTCCCGCCACCCGTGCGCAGCGCGATGTTGGCCAGGATCTCCGCGGTGCAG from Cellulomonas sp. KRMCY2 includes:
- the ilvD gene encoding dihydroxy-acid dehydratase, with translation MPALRSRTVTHGRNMAGARALLRAAGVDAADFGKPIIAVANSFTEFVPGHTHLQPVGRIVSEAIHAAGGIAREFNTIAVDDGIAMGHSGMLYSLPSRDLIADSVEYMVNAHCADALVCISNCDKITPGMLMAALRLNIPTVFVSGGPMEGGTAVLVDGTVRRRLHLVDAMSDAVSDTVSDEDLLRVEEAACPTCGSCSGMFTANSMNCLVEALGLALPGNGSVLATHTARKDLYEAAGATVVELTRRYYGTDDPSVLPRAIATRAAFENAMALDVAMGGSTNTVLHLLAAAHEAEVDFTMPDIDALSRRVPCLSKVAPNGTYLMEDVHRAGGVPAILGELDRAGLLRQDVHAVHADSLAAWLKEWDIRGGSPAPAAVELFHAAPGCVRSATAFSQSERWATLDDDAAGGCIRDVAHAYTADGGLAVLRGNLAADGCVVKTAGVDASVLVFSGPAVVVESQEEACEAILADRVVAGDVVVVRYEGPSGGPGMQEMLYPTAYLKGRRLGAVCALVTDGRFSGGTSGLSIGHVSPEAAAGGVIALVQDGDLIEIDIPGRRIEVKVDEAELARRRAAVEASGGYRPRTRQRVVSPALRAYAAMATSADRGAVRDVDRLPLV
- a CDS encoding DEAD/DEAH box helicase; the encoded protein is MSPQPLDRRRNLADRMPAGDLRTDPDALHEAFLGWAHDQGFELYPAQQEALLELVTGSHVILSTPTGSGKSLVAVAAHFVALAEGRRTYYTAPLKALVSEKFFDLVKAFGSQNVGMMTGDSSVNAGAPIICCTAEILANIALRTGGGTAEQPGHPDDPAVPGEDAVGQVVMDEFHFYADPQRGWAWQVPLIELPRTQFLLMSATLGEVDFFAEDLERRSTRPVATVTHTERPVPLIFNYVVEPLHEVVEDLVHTRRAPVYLVHFTQKDAVDQAQALMSSTVASREQRDAIATEIGGFRFGTGFGRTLSRLLRHGVGVHHAGMLPRYRRVVERLTQRGLLTVVCGTDTLGVGINVPIRTVVLTSLVKYDGVRMRHLSAREFHQIAGRAGRAGFDTVGEVIVMAPDHVIENRKLLAKAGDDPKKIRKIVRKKAPEGAVNWTDKTFERLRDAPPEPLTSSFAVSHAMVLNVLARPGDPIEAMTHLLTDNHEPEASRGRHVRKAVAVYRSLRASGVIERVPRPDGRGRTVRLTVDLPADFALNQALSPFAYAALDVLDPESPSYAVDVLSVIESTLDDPRQVLYAQEKKARGEAIGAMKAEGYDYDERMAALDDISYPKPLAELLAATFAIYRRTNPWVADHELSPKSVVRDLHERAMTFTEYISYYALERTEGVLLRYLADAYRALRQTVPAERRNDELEDVVEWLGELVRSTDSSLLDEWERLSNPDAVDAAAAGGHAHDEGPPSITANARAFRVLVRNALFRRVELVSRERWAELGALGDLDADGEAWDTARWRDALDPYFDDHEDLGTGPAARGPALHMVTVRPVPTGGELWDVRQVFDDPAGDHDWRIDALVDLAASDARGEVVLTITAAGRL
- the ybaK gene encoding Cys-tRNA(Pro) deacylase; this translates as MAAKRGGRGGTPAVVALEVAGVAHTVHAYDHDAGNDVGYGLEAAQVLGIPAEQVFKTLMTVVDGTLTVAVVPVTGKLDLKALAAAVGGKKAAMAERAAAERATGYVVGGISPLGQKAAHPTVVDETVDLFDTVYVSGGRRGLDVGLAPADLIALTRAVVADVARG
- a CDS encoding helix-turn-helix transcriptional regulator; the protein is MKNEIRHLREERALSQATLGTDLGVSRQTVNSLENGRYDPSLPLAFTIARYFGLTIEEIFHVDD
- the cimA gene encoding citramalate synthase yields the protein MASTTFDVYDTTLRDGAQQEGMNLSVMDKLAIAPLLDELGVGFIEGGWPGAIPKDTEFFKRAAKELDFRNAELAAFGSTRKAGARAHDDAQVRALMDSEAPVVTLVAKSDIRHVERALRTTGEENLAMISDTVAYLRGEGRRVILDAEHFFDGFRFDPEYALRAAVAAFAAGAEVVTLCDTNGGMLPDWVHEVVARVRAETDGRIGMHAHNDTGCAVANTLAAVAAGAMHVQGTVNGYGERTGNADLGAVVANLQIKLGRSVLLGDGLRELTRISHAISEITNIAPFARQPYVGASAFAHKGGLHASAIKVDPNMYQHTDPMVVGNDMRMLVSDMAGRASIELKGREFGIDLSGQGELLTRVTNRVKDAEAQGYTYDAADASFELLLREELDGSRPSFFCTESWRVIVETVPGRPSEAGAEGTVKMHVGGERMVATAEGNGPVNALDAALRKAVAPTYPEIERFELIDFKVRILDTEHGTDAVTRVLVETMDTGAETTWMTVGVGPNIVEASWEALVDAIVYGLLRAGVENRSETPEGVDTDCH
- a CDS encoding biotin/lipoate A/B protein ligase family protein; this translates as MRGEYKVPGGKLVAVDLEVTDGRVSRAAVSGDFFLEPDEALESIDGALLGMPETATVAQLTHVVDSVLGEGVTMVGFSAESVAIAVRRALGHATRWEDHTFEIVHEGPQSPAMHMALDQALAEAVGAGTRGPTLRIWEWGAPAVVIGSFQSLRNEVDPEGAERHGITVVRRISGGGAMFIEPGNTITYSLTVPGSLVEGLSFERSYAFLDDWVLGALRELGIDATYVPLNDIASPTGKIAGAAQKRLSNGTVLHHVTMAYDIDADTMLEVLRIGREKMSDKGTKSANKRVDPLRSQTGLPRADVIEAFKNHFRSRYATVDGGVTPAEQARADELVSTKFGTPEWTARVP
- a CDS encoding class I SAM-dependent methyltransferase, whose amino-acid sequence is MPETFTWDEYNASQWGRQVRPLLGRALDAVEPDLLPDQRVAIDLGCGEGVEVAALLADGWTVHAVDGDAAGLRRLAQRSDVGTTRLHPHHSAYQDLEELPAAALVHSSYALPYCPPEAFDRVWQLARRALVPGGVIACQLFGPRDGMAGTAGMTFHAEPEVRALLAGLEIVHWREEDAEGGSFSGPKHWHVFHVVARAATRPDS
- a CDS encoding YggS family pyridoxal phosphate-dependent enzyme, with amino-acid sequence MSEDAAIAARLSTVRARVARAEQTAGRPPGEVRLMLATKTQSAAVIRAALLADTVACVASGLVPVLLGENRVQEAVTTATGLADLHPQIHLIGPLQSNKINHALRAVDCVQTVATLDLAGRLSLRCATTDRVLDVMVQVNVSGEPTKSGVPPEAAVDLATQVAALPGLQLVGFMTIGANTRDTGLVLAGFSRLREVRDELVASDAPGAATARELSMGMSGDLEDAIAEGATIVRVGSAVFGSRPPA
- a CDS encoding CPBP family intramembrane glutamic endopeptidase — translated: MPRLPSDLPPVTIVVLVVLAVALVLSEPVVGRAQYRHFLAEVADRGEPARLRHYARWIAQGWAWAVLVTGAVVVLPEVGLAELGLRRQDLNRPLTGLGITLSPSMLSGFAIGLVLGVVLLAVAVRRGRSQDPPNLEAVRPMLPTTRRGRWGWAGVSVTAGITEEILYRGLLVLVVTALAPDLPPGLLVLGLAVLFGLAHWYQGRAGMLSTGLAGALLTGLYLVTGSLLLPILVHCLIDLRALLIPSVVAPPTDDPEAVPASPGSRSVVPGHDPVST
- a CDS encoding YccF domain-containing protein, with translation MNTLLNVIWLVFAGLWLAVGYVVAGILCCVLIVTIPFGIASFRIAGYVLWPFGRTVVDKPGAGAWSTIGNVIWVVVAGIWLAIGHVVTAIPLFISIIGIPMGIANLKLVPVSLLPLGKEIVPTNRAFGR